The sequence GATTTATGGAACACAATATTTTACTCAAAGATTACAACTAGACTAAATAATTATATTAGTTAGTCTAATGAGGATTTTGGGATCAACATTGCCTAATCATGTTATATATGGGAGGCAATGAATAGATGGTTTATATTTATTGCATATCTAAGTTCTCCCTTTTTATTGCATCACACCAAGGTTtactatatataaaaaaatatcaaacctTACACTTTGGTCAAGGTTTTTCTATGAAAAAAATAGATTGCTTAAAACTAACCAAATGGTAGTTTCACATTTCCTTTTATACTTATAGTTCAAGGTCACCATTCAAGGCATGTTATGGTTATCCTCTACCTTCCATCACCCAGCTATTGACGATAAAATTTATTGTTCATGTAGTGGAAGATTATATTTAGCACCAATAAGAAGTTTTGGTGGGTTTCAAAAAGAACTTAGCCATGGCATATAATGAAATGAAACATGGTCAAATACAAGCGAATGACATTTCAAAGTGGCAAGTGTTTTTTTTTCTACAATTATGATAATCGAATGAGATAAAGAGGGAAAAAATTACCATGGTCCTTATAAGGTGTTGTAGAAGATAGCATAAAATATAATCTAGAGTTGCTTTAGATTACACATGTGAAGGAAGAATTGCCTTAAAACCAATGGTCCTTATTTAGGCAGCTACTAGGGGCTGCAAACTATGACTACCACATAGTATCTCATGTTTCATTGGAATTAGAAGTCGCCATTGAAAGAGCACACTACTTGGGAAGACAAAAGATTCATCTACAAATACATGTATCTAGCCTTTTTGCCATTTTTATAATCTTGATGATTAATCATTGAGCATGATATAGAATGTTGATACAAAAATTAACATATGTTTTTTCTTCATAGGCTTTTCTAAGTTTTGTAATTGATTTGTGTAACAAAATATATGACTGAATCACTTGTTACAACTAAACTAAATAATTATATTAGGTAGCCCAATGGGGATTTTGGGATGAACTTTGCCTAACCATGTTACATATGAGAGGCAATGGTTAGGTGGTGaatactttactccaaatttggttctttttgtttcatttttaaaGGTTACTCCATTGAAATAGCAAATCTAATATACAATACTCCACTCTATTTTTTCTCATATTATGTGGATAACTCTATTATGGTCATTCACATTCTTTCTATTATTATATTCTTGCTATCGTCAGGATCAACAATTTACCATTGTCATTATGCCCTTATGGTAGAGTAATTTCATTACCTCTATTGCTATTGAAATTGATCAATTGAAAAACTGCAAATACTAGAAAGTCTTTAATGATGATCATCAAGCTTCCACTCTTTACAATTGTTTGGCTCAACCACTCGCCCTTGATTTTTTGCTCCCTATAGCCAAGGTTATAGCTTTTAATGCTAGTAAGTTCACCATTCATGTTCTCCTATGCATGCTTATTAAGGATATAGAAACCCTTGAAGCACAAGCTCTTGTAAACTTTTTATGGAGTCTTTTATCATGTTGCTACATTCTTACCATCAAGATTAACTTATAGGCCCCCAAACTAGTTATTGAAATTGATGTTCTCCTCCAATAAGGATGGTATCATCAAAGTCAATGCAATTTGGCATTTGGACTATCATTCTTGGCAACCTAGGCTACTTGTCTATAGTGAAGAGCATATCAATTTATGTAGTTGACTCATGGAACCATCCTTTGGCACAACTTCAACTAAATTGTcatatttgacaattttttgttagCAATGGTATTCATGTTATGCCACTTAACTAGAATGTAGTTGCAATTGGGAAAGATTAGACACTTCTCACATTTCTTGATGTCTCCTTATCTATTGAAAACTACATTTTTTTACCATACATTTGTACATATCAAATAATTTAGTTATTTTGCATGGTAAGAATACATTGAAGTTGTAAAGCATAGTAGTTGCCTAAAACACTAGAGAGAAAAAAAACTGACCAACATGAACACAACTTGATGATAATAAATTAGATGTCAATGTCCAATTCTATAAAGGGCAACAAGTTATGTTCACTTTCAACTAGTGGTTCATTGCAATTATGGCATTGTCATACAAATTGAATTGTTGACCATAGACAACTCTAGGCCACCAAGCTTGCCAATGTTTGTGGTTGTCAAGTTCAGAGACTACATTGAGCTAACATGGGATGCCAAAAAACTAAATTATGTGCTAATTCTGCAAATTTTACATGGAAGGTGCAAAAGCAAGTTTCCCTACGATGAACCCCAAGGGTTAATTTTGTCAAGGTCAACAACTGAATTTAGAGTTTTAATCAATTTCAAGGGTCAAGCCACTCAATGGAATTTGTATCTCGTGTGCTCATGCCAAAGGTTTGCGAAGACGCAAGACAATGCATAGCTATTTTGCACTTTCTACCTCATTCGTTCTATGTCCCTCTTTGACTATACACTTGTGTCGTTGACCGGAACAGCATTTGTGCAATCATTCAATTCAATTGTTGTCTACTCATTAATTTTTAAGCTCTTAGCTTCAACCTTTTTTATATGCTTTTAGTTCCAACTATAATGCATAAAACCTGTTCAGTCCATGTACGAAACTTGTATTGTTGTTACATAAGGTTTTCTACACTATAATACAGTTTGCTTTTCCGTTAAGAGTTTTCCAATGGCGGTGCCGCTCCTGTCAAATTTATTGTCATGTCATTTGCACATTTGCGTGCCGTTGCAAGTATAAATGATATGCACCTCAACCTAAAATGGTTTGATAGAAGTACTTACCATGGAAAGAACAAATGTGGCAACTCTACATTAGTTGTAACTTATCCTACATAATCTTaccaaatataaaaattaaaatgtaccTCAACCTACAATGCATTTATGAAATCGAACGAAAATACCAACTGTGTTTCCTACCCTACACAATCTTGGATCTCATTTGCACACACAATAATGACTGATGACACTCCGATAATTTCCCAACGAATTTGTACAAAGATATCGAAAACATGTACCGCCCAATTTTCCAGCTTAAAAAACAGATCACACTTTATGTTAAAAAACACTATGAACATTTGATAGTTTCTTGTGTTTAACAACTAGCAGCATAGATAAGAACTACAACAGAATCATTTTAATTAATAAAGGAGAATCAAGAAATGATAATCATTGATTGCTACTTTAAATAGTGTCAGATTTGCAGGAGAAATGTGCTTCAGCTCTTCAACAATAAAAACCTAATACATCAAAAGGCAAGTTGATAATAGATTTTAAGACATAAAACATCAAACTTAAGTCCTTGCACGTATCTGAATTTCCCTGATcatttataatcattcaaaaaactTTCAATCTAGTTTACTGAAAAATGAACATGTTTGTGCAACACTAAAAGCAAAATCATGATTGTCACCTACCCCTCTCATATAACCAAAATTAGGGCTAAATCATTCTTCTATTATTGCCCAGAAAAATGCTTAACGTGAAGTTTCTCTCCAAACAAACATTCTGCCAGAGAAATAATCCTCAAAATGGTAAATATTTGGTGAAATACAAAAAGTCGCCAAACTTATGGAATAAAAATTCTGAACACCCTGAAAAATATTGGCCTTAAATTCTACACTGGTCTTCAAAAATAAATAGGTGGCCCAATATTTGCATCGTGCAGTCTTCGAAGATGTAAAAATATCTGCCAAGCCCTATTTTATTTTACCAACTTCAATACTTACAGGCTACAGCTATACTGTGCTCCATAGAGTTCCTATGTCCTTGTAGCAATAAAAATTAATTCCCCTTCCTCTTTATGTGTGTCATCTTTTCCTCCGTATTTTGCAATATTATCATCATCAACCTACTTAAACTCTGCACTTTCCTTAAGATCATCTTTCACACTGAGCTTCTGAGCATCCATCATCTTTGACCTCCAAAATAGTTGTGTCTTCAGCTGTTTTATCCACATTATCCTTCACCAATGGTCCATCATCAGAAGCTTCTGATTCTTTGAGACCAGTAATAGCAAATTCCTTAATATCCATTTTGATATCTTTTTTACCATCAAAATTGTCAGTTTCTGCATTTTCCTTGACATTTCTGACTTCCACTTCAAGTTTGTTATCTTCACCATCAGGTACATCAACATTCCCACCAACAATCTCCTTAATGTCTGCATTTTCTCTTTGAACATCACTATCATTTCTGACTTCCACTTCAATTTTGTTATCTTCACCATCAGGTACATCAACGTTCTCACCAACAATCTCCTTGATCTCTGCATTTTCTCTTTGAACATCCTTATCATTTCTGACTTCCACTTCAAGTTTGTTTTCTTCGCCATTAGGTACatcaatgttctcaccatcaatcTCCATAATCTCTGCATCGTCTCTTTGAACAGCCTTGTCACTGTTAGCTCTCAAATCCCCATCATCTTTAAGCTCCAAAATGGCTTTGTCTTCAATTGTTTTACCTACACTATCATTGGTAAGCAGTCCAAAATCAGAACCTCCTGATTCCTTGCCATCAACCTTTGCACATTCCTTACCATCACCTTTACTCTCTAAAGAGGATTTAGAAATTTCTGAAATTTTCAGCATTTTAGCATGTTTTCTCCCATTGAAATGTGATTCAAAATCAGCTTGACGGTATAACAATACATCACATATCTTACATTCTTTCTTGCTGAAGTTGCTCACATTTGTTAAAATTTTATGTTTATTGGATGACATGTCCACTTCTTTCATCTGCTGTTGATCTTTAAGCTCCGTATTTGCCTTCATATCAAACTTGTCATTTATAGCACCTGAATCACTGTCATCTTTAGCCTTCCCTGAATGTTTGTATTTAGCTCTTTTCTTCATATCATCCTCAGCCAGTAATCCAGACTCTGTGCTTATCAATTCATTTCCATCAGCGCCTGCACATTTCTTACTGTCATCTTTGACTTTTGAAGAAACTTTAGAACTTTCCATTATTTTTAGCTGCTTCACATGTTTTTTCCCAGCAATGTGTGATTCAAAAGAATCCTGAGTGATGAACACCTTATCACATGTGTTGCATTTAACTGTTTGTTGGTTTGTATTTGATGATCTTTTGCGTTTCTTTTGAGGTGCATCCCCTTCCTTTACTTGCTTTTCATTTTCCTCCACATTTCCAATTATTTCTCCCTCTTTCAACTTGTTTAACAATTGCCGGTGCTTCTTCCCCAACATGTGATGCTTGAGAACTATTTCTTTTTGGCAGTCAATCTGGCAGAGAGAACACCATCCTGAGCTTTCACGCAATTGTGAATTAGGAGACTTTGAATTATCTTGTTTCAACTTCTTACTAGATTCAGGCTGCAATATCTGCGTTGACCTCTTTCCAGACTTGAGCTGTAATACCTGTAACATATACAAAAATAATTGACTATGGATTACTTCACACAGGAGTGGGCAAGTTTTGTGTCCAGGAAAATAGGGAGGGCTATTCATTTGGATTTGGAAATGCTAATAAATGGtcaaaaggaaaaaataaatttaaaaaaattagaacttCCAGATGTGAAGAAATCAGTACTAAACATTTTATATTAAGTTCCCATGTAAAATTTGTACCTCTAGCTGTTTTGAATGAAAGGAATTTAGTCTAAGACTGATAACCAATGAAAGACATTTTAATTGTTTTACTTTTCCTACTTTGTAAtgctttgtatttttctttttcctatCCATACTTTGTTCATTTAACAACAGGTGGCTGAAGAAACATGCACACTTTCCTTGAAAAAGGGGAGCTGAGTGTTTGTACGTCTATTTCCGAAATTACCCATAACTGGATCATTTTGGTATCTGAGCACCTCTTATATCCTTAGAATTGGTTGCAAATCAGTGCATAACACAAATTAGGAGTAGATTTATAGCTTGTGGAGAGCCATTTGAATAAAGGTCACCATAGTTGATAAGATTTCCAAGAATGGAACCAAGGTGATCAGATCATATCAAGAATGAAGCCAAGCTTGCCAGCCTGGAAGCTGAAACAGAATTCCAACAACAAATATCCACCTAGTGTATTGGCCATATGATAAAGCAAAGATATTGACACATGGAACGACCAAAATCCTCAATATTCCCCCAAAAGGGGAAAGCTCAATGTTCCTCCAAGAATAAAGACCCCACTAGTTCCTTGATCGAAAAAAGACAGAAGGCACACTCATTGCTTGTCCCTATTGCTCAAATAGAAGCTGAATTTAAGCTGAAGTTATACAATGGTTAAAACTCAAGACAAAAGAGGGATTATTTTTCCCAGATCTCAAATGATATGTCAAAAATCTATTTATCTAAACTGAAGATGACAGTACATTCACTACTCTGGTGTGAGAATGTTAACCAAAATCTCCCTTATCAAAAGAAAACAGCAATTACAGATTGGGAGCATTTTGAGAACTTGTTGAAGCAGCAATTCATTGGGTGTGGGAGCAACATGTCATTTCAAAAGATTTCCAGCGACTTACATGTAGGATGTACCAATACTCCAATTACACAACGAAAATTTGAAAACAAGCTAACCTAGTAGATATTTACCAGGAGTCGATTATATGTAGAGAGAATCAAAACTACATGAACTGAAATCAATTGATGAGGATTCCAGGAAATCTCTCATCATTGAATTTTGAAACTTTGAAGTGCAAGTTCCAAAAGCAAAAGCAAGCCACCAAAAGATCAATAAATGAGCAAACCACGAATGAGAAAGGTAAAAATTTGGTAGCACGATAAGAAAGATAAAAATACTCACAAGAAACAATAAGAGCATTGCTAGGAAAAAGAGTATAATGAGGGAAATAGTTGGAGCTGCTTCAGGAATCAATCAACAAATGTAGCTGATGAAGATTGGAGGCATGTACAAGGTTGCAACcacaagaaaagaaaatgaagcTGAATGATGGGTTGTTCCAGGTTGATATTCAAACCAAAAGAGAAATGTTGATGGTGTCTGCTCCTTGCAACTAAAAAGTTTTCCCTCAGAAGCACTGATGCAAGCCTCGGGATAGCCAGATATAGTTTTCAGTCCATTCTCATAGGAGTGGCTGCAATAGGATGTTGAGATTCATGTCAAGTGGCAACAAAAAGCTTAAAATTTTCTATTTCCTCACAGTTTGTTGATTAAAAAGTGCAATTTGTTGCAGTTAGAAGTGCATGAAGTGGTTTCTAGTGAATGATGGATTGTTCCAGGTTGATATTCAAACCAAAAGAGAAATGTTGATGGTGTCTGCTCCTTGCAACTAAAAAAATTTTCTTCAGAAGCACTGATGCAAGCCTCAGGATAGCCAAATATAGTTTTCGGATCCATTCTCATAGGAGTGGCTGCAATAGGATGTTGAGATTCATGTCAAGTGGCAACAAAAAGCTTAAAATTTTCTATTTCCTCACAGTTTGTTGATTAAAAAGTGCAAATTGTTGCAGTTAGAAGTGCATGAAGTGGTTTTTAGTAGTGCTCTCTTGCTGGGATATGCCATATTCATAAGAGGCCCAATATGAACTAGGCGAGCAAAGATTGGAGATTTCTTACTCGATGAATGTCAAGGTAAGGATAAAATTTCATAGGCATCTGCAAGTCATGCCAATTATGCATTAGTCCTAGCAATTTTATAAAATTTTCGTCTTGAGATAAAAAAACGATAAGGCAGTTGAAGCTGAATATTCAGAGTAAGGATTATCTGCTAAGAAAAATAAAATGGATAAATTTCTAATATAGAATGAGAAAGTCTTTCTTGAGCAACATGGTTACCACCCAAGATACAAGTTGAGCATGTAATGCACTCGTTTCTCGATGGATCTTGGCCATGATCAAACATTCGTACATGAAAGTGATGAGATCAAAGGTGGAAGAACTGATTTTTTTGTACTGGAAAGGTCTGATCCCATGTTTTCCTCAAATCTTGGAAAACCAACAAATGTGAAAACAACAATGAATAAACAGAAAACGAGAACTGTTGCTTGTTATCAAATGTTCATGTATAAACGAGAGGAATTGCGACTAATATTTATTGtgcattaaaaatattatatttgattttattttctttaatgCTTCAGAAGTTGGGATGATAGAGGTCAAAAGTTGCATTAAAGTAATTTCCTTTATAAAAAGTTGATCCAACAGGATATCCCATAGGACCACGATATTAATGTCCACAAGCGTCTGATAATGGCAATCGGATTGCATTGGGGTGAACAGCTGTAAAAGTAGCAAACGGAAATGAGAAGGGCTACATAGCTGAATTATATATACTGCAAAGCATGCCCAAATTTAGTGCTAAAGTGTTTAGAAAAAATTCCCAAGGCCAGAAAAATGAATATGAATCCATTTTCACAAACTGGGCAAGATAAGCTCCATTAATGCTGTTATTGCAAATGTATAGTATGCTCTTGCAAAAACCAGAATTTAATaaaaatgcttcacaaaatgaAGCACAAACTAAAACACCTAATCTACCCCACTTAAAACTTGATACCACAACATCAATCATCTGCCCTGACAATAATCCAAGGTAAGTCCAATGAGGTGAGATATAATGGTGAACATGGTTCAATCCTATCTATTCCTACCTTCCCGAACAATCTCCAAAAGTATGCATGCCATTGCTCCAACACACACAAGCTAGGGTTACACCAAAACACATGAAGACATTACCCCAGCACCACGAAGGCTAAAAGTCCAAAGATTTCTCTCACCTATCCATACTGGGCAAGAGGTTTCGCTTCAATCCATTGTGATCTAAGCTACCCTAAAGTGCATTCAATAAAAAATAATCACACCCAAGATTTACCAAGAAAACGGAACCATATTTTTCTCATTAAATCCAACCATGAAAAATTTAATAAACAAGTTCATACCCTAGGGCATTAAGGAGGGAATTGCAAAAAACCTGATTATGTGTTTCCATGAAGGCTATGCCCTGCTGCGAAATCTGTTGGGGATATTGTTGAGTCAGATGAAGACCCCTTCTGATAAGGTCTCTTTCAAAGTTTAATAGCTCCTCCAAATTTAGCTCGTTCCGCTGACAAGAAGAACAACCTCCTTTGCTATCACTGCTCGGCTCCCGCTGCCGTGAAATGGGAACATGATTGGAAGCAGGAACAGCCGAAATACAATTGGAATTCACGCCGGGTCTTTGTATCCCGCCAGTTTCCATTGTTGAAGACAATACAGGATAATGGTGTAAGGAGATAGTAGTAACACCATTAATGGAATCTACCGTGAATATACCCCGGCTTGGATATAAAGGAACACTTACTTCTGAATGTCTGTGATCCATCTTGAAGGAGAAACTAACAACAATAACAGGTGAACGGATTGATGGTCTGTCCTGTTTTCAAGATTTACACAATTATTTACAATTATATTTCTTAACTGTGAGTGGATCACTATATCCTACTCCGATTGTTCAAGAATAACAGCTAAAAATCTCCTGAAATGCTCATCTCGGCTGTTTTGCTATAGTTATTAAAACAAGTTTCGATGAAGAACTTGTTAATTTGTATGGCTGTTCTGAACCTCTTAGAGCACTTTTTAGTAGCCTGTCTCGAGCGGTAGGGTTTTGGGGTCCATCTTTGCGGAGTGGGAGTAGGGTTTTTGGTTCCGCCTTAATGAAGCGGGGGGGTGTGTGAGATTAGGGGAATTTGTAAGAGGATAAATTATAAATTTCCTTAAGAAAATTGGAGTTTTCTTTGTTTAATGTTTTAGATTTGAAGATGTAAGTTTTGAAAAAAATTCAAGTTTTGCAGATTTTTTTTGATGGATGATGTGAGTAGAAATTAAGTGTAAATACttagtattaatttaattaatagtttgaaTTAAAACATTTAGTGTTGTTTATTGTCATGAAATTATCATATTATTTGATTACTAATAGttcttaaatattttaaagaagATTTATAGTTTTTGCTACAAGCATCCGTTGCAAGCATTTCACTTTTTTGCTTTTCAATTAGTgtcattttttttgtgtttttatgctTGAGCAAATGTTTACATATTTAAATAGAATTAATAATGAATATGAAATTATTTATGTTTAATATCA is a genomic window of Cryptomeria japonica chromosome 7, Sugi_1.0, whole genome shotgun sequence containing:
- the LOC131062317 gene encoding uncharacterized protein LOC131062317, yielding MDHRHSEVSVPLYPSRGIFTVDSINGVTTISLHHYPVLSSTMETGGIQRPGVNSNCISAVPASNHVPISRQREPSSDSKGGCSSCQRNELNLEELLNFERDLIRRGLHLTQQYPQQISQQGIAFMETHNQVLQLKSGKRSTQILQPESSKKLKQDNSKSPNSQLRESSGWCSLCQIDCQKEIVLKHHMLGKKHRQLLNKLKEGEIIGNVEENEKQVKEGDAPQKKRKRSSNTNQQTVKCNTCDKVFITQDSFESHIAGKKHVKQLKIMESSKVSSKVKDDSKKCAGADGNELISTESGLLAEDDMKKRAKYKHSGKAKDDSDSGAINDKFDMKANTELKDQQQMKEVDMSSNKHKILTNVSNFSKKECKICDVLLYRQADFESHFNGRKHAKMLKISEISKSSLESKGDGKECAKVDGKESGGSDFGLLTNDSVGKTIEDKAILELKDDGDLRANSDKAVQRDDAEIMEIDGENIDVPNGEENKLEVEVRNDKDVQRENAEIKEIVGENVDVPDGEDNKIEVEVRNDSDVQRENADIKEIVGGNVDVPDGEDNKLEVEVRNVKENAETDNFDGKKDIKMDIKEFAITGLKESEASDDGPLVKDNVDKTAEDTTILEVKDDGCSEAQCER